Part of the Prochlorococcus sp. MIT 0603 genome is shown below.
CTTTCCAAAAAATCTAGATACAACAAGAGATCCCGCTTGAGCAACCAAGGGTGACCTTTCACTAATATCAACAATGAATGGCATATCAAAAATCATCGATAGGCTACAAGAATCAAAAAAGATTTGGATTCATGAGCTTGGAGCATTACGATCAATCATAAGGGTTAATCATTGCGGCAAAAGTGACTAGTTTTATAACCGCATCAGCTGACTTGAGCTTAAACGCCAACAATACTCAGCGACTAAAATTAATTAGTGGCACATCAAACACTAGTCTTGCAAATGAGATTGCAACATATTTAGACCTTGAGAATGTTCCCCTAGTTTGCAAGAGATTTGCTGATGGAGAACTATATATACAAATCCAGCAATCGATAAGAGGTTGTGATGTATTTCTAATTCAACCAACTTGCGCACCAGTCAATGACAGCCTAATGGAATTGATGATATTAGTTGATGCTTGTAAACGTGCTTCTGCAAGACAAATTACTGCAGTCATTCCATACTTCGGCTATGCAAGAGCAGACAGAAAGACTGCCGGTAGAGAATCTATTACAGCAAAGCTAACAGCGAATCTTTTGGTTTCCTCTGGTGTAGATAGAGTTTTAGCTATGGATCTTCATTCTGCTCAGATACAAGGATATTTTGATATCCCTTGTGATCATATATATGGTTCGCCAGTCTTAATTGATTATCTATTAACAAAAAAACTTGATGAGATTGTTGTAGTTTCTCCTGATGTTGGAGGTGTTGCTCGTGCTAGAGCCTTTGCAAAGCAAATGAAAGATGCACCTCTTGCAATTATTGATAAAAGACGAGCTGCCCACAATGTCGCACAAAGCCTTACTGTTATTGGAGATGTAGCTAACAAAACTGCAATTTTAATAGATGACATGATCGATACTGGTGGCACAATCTGTGCAGGTGCAGAACTTTTAAGAAAAGAAGGTGCTAAAAGGGTTATTGCTTGTGCATCTCATGCTGTTTTCTCACCACCTGCTTATGACAGATTATCTATAGAAGGACTTTTTGAAGAAGTTGTAGTTACTAATAGTATTCCTGTCCCAGAAGAGAAATACTTCAATCAATTAAAAGTACTTTCTGTTGCCAATATGCTAGGTGAAGCAATCTGGAGGATTCATGAAGAGAGCTCTATTAGTTCTATGTTTAGATAATTAATAAAAGGTTTTTATTTCTTTTTATTATTCTTCTTTAATTCCTTCAAGAATTTCTTAACTTCTTTTTTAGTTTCTTTTGGGACCTTGTCAGGACAAAATTCAACTGTTGCTGG
Proteins encoded:
- a CDS encoding ribose-phosphate pyrophosphokinase is translated as MTSFITASADLSLNANNTQRLKLISGTSNTSLANEIATYLDLENVPLVCKRFADGELYIQIQQSIRGCDVFLIQPTCAPVNDSLMELMILVDACKRASARQITAVIPYFGYARADRKTAGRESITAKLTANLLVSSGVDRVLAMDLHSAQIQGYFDIPCDHIYGSPVLIDYLLTKKLDEIVVVSPDVGGVARARAFAKQMKDAPLAIIDKRRAAHNVAQSLTVIGDVANKTAILIDDMIDTGGTICAGAELLRKEGAKRVIACASHAVFSPPAYDRLSIEGLFEEVVVTNSIPVPEEKYFNQLKVLSVANMLGEAIWRIHEESSISSMFR